One genomic segment of Desulfomicrobium sp. ZS1 includes these proteins:
- a CDS encoding protein-glutamate O-methyltransferase CheR — MYDANGQTAPLMTDKELKQFSEFIYSELGIKITQTKKTMLQARLQRRLRTLNMKSYGQYLEYLQSLKGLEVELPQMVDAVTTNTTSFFREPKHFEYLSQIILPQWQKKHPGRTFAVWNAGCSSGEEPYTTAMTLMDYHQRVSPLRFTIVATDISTDILKKAARAVYEDEKIGTIPVEFRRKFLLRSKDKSRRMVRIIPELRDTVSFRRLNFMDDFQFREKMDLIFCRNVMIYFDKKTQNELVQKFCNHLEPGGYLFIGHSESLAGTDLPLKQLAPATYMRI, encoded by the coding sequence ATGTACGACGCAAACGGCCAGACCGCGCCGCTCATGACCGACAAGGAACTCAAGCAGTTCAGCGAGTTCATCTATTCTGAGCTTGGCATCAAGATCACCCAGACCAAGAAGACCATGCTGCAGGCCCGTCTGCAGCGCCGTCTGCGCACGCTGAACATGAAGTCCTACGGGCAGTATCTTGAATACCTGCAGTCCTTGAAGGGGCTGGAGGTCGAATTGCCGCAGATGGTCGACGCGGTGACCACCAACACCACCAGCTTTTTCCGCGAACCGAAGCATTTCGAATACCTGTCCCAGATCATTCTGCCGCAGTGGCAAAAAAAGCATCCCGGCCGGACTTTTGCCGTCTGGAACGCGGGCTGCTCATCCGGGGAGGAGCCCTACACCACGGCCATGACCCTTATGGACTACCACCAGCGGGTCAGTCCCCTGCGCTTCACCATCGTGGCCACGGACATCTCCACCGACATTCTCAAAAAAGCCGCCCGCGCCGTGTACGAAGATGAAAAAATCGGGACCATTCCGGTGGAGTTCAGGCGTAAATTTTTGCTGCGCAGCAAGGACAAGAGCAGGCGGATGGTCCGCATCATTCCGGAGCTGCGCGACACGGTCAGTTTCAGGCGCCTCAATTTCATGGATGACTTTCAGTTCCGCGAGAAAATGGACCTGATTTTCTGCCGCAACGTCATGATCTATTTCGATAAAAAGACCCAGAATGAGCTTGTCCAGAAATTCTGCAACCACCTCGAACCCGGCGGATATCTGTTCATCGGCCATTCCGAAAGCCTGGCCGGTACGGACCTGCCGCTAAAACAGCTGGCTCCGGCCACCTACATGCGCATCTAA
- a CDS encoding PAS domain-containing sensor histidine kinase has translation MNEKCENLCAPGGRMSITDVQAEHARIKNHTCSEYFDFFPLPLLVLDSCRQIVFANKAFTDIAGASDLTPFLAKRPGEAMGCVYSDVGASGCGTSRYCRECGALRAILESMETREKSEHECQLLCRDEHGATEAKDLRVFVSPWETPDGTYYVLTLRDIGDEKRRQALERIFFHDILNSAGGARNLVDILMNEVPEDAREIAHMAKSSLFALVDEIQKQKQLLAAERNEYATLKITLQGLEIVQSVVGEFRTHPKALGKNIHLDAGSVNVAVSSDFSLLRRILVNMLINALEATQAGGIVTAGLRREKDRAVFWVGNPAVMEKSVRLQVFKRSFSTKGQDRGLGTYSIKLLAENYLGGEVGFSSEEPAGTIFWVSLPAL, from the coding sequence ATGAATGAAAAATGCGAAAATCTCTGCGCTCCTGGCGGGCGCATGTCCATCACCGATGTCCAGGCGGAACATGCCCGGATCAAAAATCATACCTGCTCCGAATATTTTGATTTTTTTCCGCTGCCGCTGCTGGTGCTGGATTCCTGCCGTCAGATTGTCTTTGCCAACAAGGCCTTTACCGACATCGCCGGGGCCAGCGACCTGACCCCATTCCTGGCCAAACGCCCAGGTGAGGCCATGGGCTGCGTGTATTCCGATGTGGGAGCAAGCGGATGCGGAACGTCCCGTTATTGTCGCGAGTGCGGAGCGTTGCGGGCGATCCTGGAGAGCATGGAAACCCGGGAAAAGTCCGAGCATGAATGCCAGCTTTTGTGCCGCGACGAGCACGGCGCAACCGAGGCGAAAGATCTGCGGGTTTTTGTATCCCCTTGGGAAACCCCGGATGGCACATACTACGTACTCACGCTTCGTGACATCGGCGACGAAAAGCGCCGCCAGGCCCTGGAGCGGATCTTTTTTCACGACATCCTGAATTCCGCGGGCGGGGCCAGAAATCTGGTCGACATCCTCATGAACGAAGTGCCCGAGGACGCCCGGGAGATCGCCCACATGGCCAAGTCCTCGCTCTTCGCCCTGGTCGACGAGATCCAGAAACAGAAGCAGCTCTTGGCTGCGGAAAGAAATGAATACGCGACTCTCAAGATAACGCTGCAGGGACTTGAGATCGTACAGTCCGTTGTCGGAGAATTTCGCACCCATCCCAAGGCTCTGGGCAAAAACATCCACCTTGACGCAGGCAGCGTCAATGTGGCCGTGTCCTCCGATTTTTCCCTGCTGCGCAGGATTCTGGTCAACATGCTCATAAACGCGCTGGAAGCCACCCAGGCAGGTGGAATCGTCACCGCTGGGCTGCGCAGGGAAAAGGACAGGGCGGTGTTCTGGGTAGGTAATCCCGCCGTCATGGAAAAATCGGTCCGGCTACAGGTCTTCAAACGCTCGTTTTCGACCAAGGGCCAGGACCGGGGGCTGGGCACTTATTCCATCAAGCTGCTGGCGGAGAATTATCTCGGCGGGGAGGTCGGGTTTTCTTCCGAAGAACCTGCGGGCACAATATTTTGGGTCAGCTTGCCGGCCCTGTAG
- a CDS encoding PAS domain-containing protein, giving the protein MDLDQSREPLLIEHMAAMLKTHASIGRIIADALDEGQLLHGVCQALVANRGYNSAWIILFDHERMMTHWAQTGVGDPFNAMRQRFQECRFTRCVVEVLQTSQPVIFTEPSKECGDCPLAETYADHSGISICLQTDGQIFGILTVSIPRNLVAETHERILFADIGESISQGIRRLRQNETLRRQTARLLQYERIISRVDDLMSIVDRNYRYIVVNDAYGREFGKPRHEIEGRTVADLLGEEYFLTQVQPRLDDAFAGREICFENVLPGKDGEAIHRRLQYHPVRDLSGNVSEVVITAHDITDRKCGENALLAAAACLNVLAGDSSMDERLSMVTRTLQKITQISRIYIFQNETDPKSGLCMTQIHESCAPGITSHLDDARLQRLPYSEISPLFLPTLQAGRPFAQIVKDMPEAGRGILEAQGIVSLLALPIFCGDSWWGFLGMDNCVTGRTWREDEISLLEMVSRAVGLALLRAESEQALLNKQEELDRYFTSSLDLLCIANSRGEFVRLNPQWEEVFGYPLEELVGRSFLDFVHPDDKEKTLSAISILSQQETILNFENRYLCRDGSYRWIEWRSTPQGDLVYAVARDVTVRKNVEEELRRANMRLQSIIDVMPGSLSVMDTAYRVVNANRFKAQSIFGEKTDSMKILGRKCFELFQNRDVPCPWCKMEEVLSTGNSVFEVTQPGDPREIITGRAFQLYLNPIKDECGNILGVVEYALDITELRRAKEQALAANQAKSEFLANMSHELRTPLNGIMGMLQLLGLTGLNAEQEDYALTGLQSCERLIRLLTDILDLSRIESGKMSIQSEPLELHHVLDQLKALFIPVIRQDGISFELEIDPNIPRRLLGDTARLQQVLTNLVGNALKFTHGGNVNLRASRLPTSRDGQCRVLFSIADNGIGIPDDKLGTLFKPFSQVSQGYTRSYQGAGLGLSICKRLVELMGGNISVESEEGVGTTMYFTASFDIAPPLEANALQADSSQGQVREGLKVLVVEDDHVSSVSVAMILRKLKTKPIQVEDGRQALAALRRETFDLVLMDIQMPVMDGVETTQAIRVGLAGEEMKSVPIIALTAYAMSGDRERFLQAGMDDYLAKPISMVDLERVLLKYSRA; this is encoded by the coding sequence ATGGATTTGGACCAAAGCAGGGAACCTCTGTTGATCGAGCATATGGCGGCCATGCTCAAAACCCACGCATCAATCGGCAGGATCATCGCCGACGCGTTGGATGAGGGTCAGCTCCTTCACGGCGTTTGCCAGGCTCTTGTGGCCAACCGGGGGTATAACAGTGCCTGGATCATCCTCTTCGACCATGAACGCATGATGACCCATTGGGCGCAGACCGGCGTGGGAGATCCTTTCAATGCCATGCGCCAGCGTTTTCAGGAATGCCGGTTTACCAGATGCGTAGTGGAGGTCCTTCAAACTTCGCAGCCAGTGATTTTTACCGAACCATCCAAAGAATGCGGCGACTGTCCGTTGGCAGAAACCTACGCGGATCATTCGGGAATTTCCATATGCCTTCAGACTGACGGACAAATATTCGGTATTTTGACCGTGTCCATTCCCAGAAACCTTGTCGCAGAAACCCACGAACGGATTCTTTTCGCGGATATTGGCGAAAGCATCTCGCAGGGCATAAGACGGTTGCGCCAGAACGAAACGCTCCGTCGGCAGACGGCGCGGCTGCTCCAGTATGAGCGGATCATTTCCAGGGTGGACGATCTTATGTCCATCGTGGACAGAAACTATCGTTACATTGTCGTCAATGACGCCTATGGGCGCGAGTTCGGCAAACCTCGGCATGAGATCGAAGGACGCACCGTTGCCGATCTGTTGGGGGAAGAATATTTCCTCACACAGGTTCAGCCCCGATTGGATGATGCCTTCGCAGGCAGGGAAATTTGCTTTGAAAACGTTTTGCCCGGCAAGGACGGCGAAGCGATTCATCGAAGATTGCAATATCACCCGGTGCGGGACCTAAGCGGCAACGTAAGCGAGGTGGTCATCACCGCGCACGACATCACCGACCGCAAGTGTGGAGAAAATGCCCTGCTGGCGGCGGCGGCATGTCTGAATGTGCTGGCTGGAGATTCGTCCATGGACGAACGCTTGTCCATGGTCACTCGAACGCTGCAGAAGATCACCCAGATTAGTCGGATCTATATTTTTCAAAACGAGACCGATCCCAAGAGCGGTCTGTGCATGACCCAGATCCATGAGAGCTGTGCGCCCGGCATAACCAGCCATCTTGACGACGCGCGTCTGCAACGACTGCCCTACAGTGAGATCTCGCCATTGTTTCTGCCCACGTTGCAAGCTGGTAGGCCCTTCGCGCAGATCGTGAAGGACATGCCGGAAGCCGGCCGTGGGATTTTGGAGGCGCAGGGGATTGTGTCGCTTTTGGCCTTGCCCATTTTTTGCGGGGATTCGTGGTGGGGATTTCTGGGCATGGACAACTGCGTTACGGGCAGAACGTGGCGCGAAGATGAAATATCCCTGCTGGAGATGGTCAGCAGGGCGGTGGGTCTGGCCTTGCTGCGGGCCGAGTCGGAACAGGCGCTGCTTAACAAGCAGGAAGAACTGGACCGCTATTTCACAAGCAGCCTCGACCTGTTGTGCATCGCCAACAGTAGGGGAGAGTTTGTGCGCCTCAATCCACAGTGGGAGGAAGTGTTCGGCTATCCTCTGGAAGAGCTCGTTGGTCGCAGCTTTCTGGATTTTGTCCATCCGGACGACAAAGAAAAGACGCTCAGCGCCATCTCGATTCTGAGCCAACAGGAAACGATCCTCAATTTTGAAAATCGTTATCTTTGCCGGGACGGCTCCTACCGCTGGATCGAATGGCGTTCCACACCGCAGGGGGATCTTGTCTACGCCGTAGCGCGGGACGTCACCGTCCGCAAAAACGTTGAAGAAGAACTTCGTCGGGCCAACATGCGGCTGCAGTCGATCATCGATGTCATGCCCGGTTCCTTAAGCGTCATGGACACAGCGTATCGCGTGGTCAATGCGAATAGATTCAAGGCCCAGTCCATCTTCGGTGAAAAAACAGACAGCATGAAAATTTTGGGCCGCAAATGTTTCGAGCTGTTCCAGAACAGAGACGTACCCTGCCCGTGGTGCAAGATGGAGGAAGTGCTCTCAACCGGAAATTCCGTGTTTGAGGTCACGCAGCCCGGTGACCCCAGGGAAATCATCACGGGCCGGGCTTTTCAGCTCTATTTGAACCCGATCAAGGACGAATGCGGGAACATTCTGGGGGTCGTGGAATACGCGCTCGATATCACGGAACTCAGAAGGGCCAAGGAGCAGGCGCTTGCCGCGAACCAGGCCAAATCCGAATTCCTGGCCAACATGAGTCACGAACTGCGCACCCCGTTAAATGGGATCATGGGCATGCTGCAGCTCCTGGGGCTGACCGGTCTCAACGCCGAGCAGGAGGATTATGCGCTGACGGGCCTGCAGTCCTGCGAGCGGTTGATCCGACTGCTGACCGATATCCTCGACCTGTCCAGGATCGAATCCGGAAAAATGAGCATCCAGAGCGAACCTCTGGAGCTGCATCACGTTCTGGATCAGCTCAAGGCTCTTTTCATCCCCGTCATCAGGCAAGACGGAATTTCATTCGAACTTGAAATTGATCCGAACATCCCGCGACGGCTGCTGGGCGATACCGCCCGCCTGCAACAGGTCCTGACCAACCTGGTCGGCAACGCACTCAAATTCACCCACGGCGGCAACGTGAATCTACGAGCTTCCCGCCTGCCCACATCCAGAGATGGGCAGTGCCGGGTGCTCTTCTCCATTGCCGACAACGGCATCGGCATCCCCGATGACAAACTAGGCACTCTTTTCAAACCCTTCTCCCAGGTCAGCCAGGGGTACACGCGCAGCTATCAGGGTGCAGGCCTTGGGCTCTCCATCTGCAAGCGCCTGGTTGAACTGATGGGCGGAAACATCTCCGTGGAGAGCGAGGAAGGGGTAGGCACAACCATGTATTTTACGGCCAGCTTCGATATCGCGCCCCCCCTGGAGGCAAATGCGCTGCAGGCCGACTCGTCGCAGGGTCAGGTCCGTGAAGGGCTGAAGGTCCTGGTGGTCGAGGACGACCACGTCAGCAGCGTCTCGGTGGCCATGATCCTGCGCAAATTGAAAACCAAGCCGATTCAGGTCGAAGACGGTCGCCAGGCTCTTGCCGCCCTGCGCCGGGAAACGTTTGATCTGGTGCTCATGGACATCCAGATGCCTGTCATGGACGGCGTGGAAACAACCCAGGCCATCCGCGTCGGGTTGGCCGGAGAAGAAATGAAATCCGTACCCATCATCGCCCTCACCGCCTATGCCATGAGCGGTGACAGAGAGCGCTTTCTGCAAGCCGGAATGGACGATTATCTGGCCAAACCCATAAGCATGGTGGACCTGGAGAGGGTACTTCTGAAGTACTCACGGGCTTGA
- a CDS encoding PAS domain S-box protein: MTATFEAKKKKLREQAEARLAQSVSTVENLSLEEIKTLFHDYQVYQIELELQNEELRDTQKQFEIARDRFARLYNDAPVGYLTIDHNGIIAQTNQTFAEMVEKDPYLLCGKALIDFISTLDRSAFLGRFKAFFKNPEGKELSFALSGCHRTVRCVGRIENHRQESENNRRLLLILSDITEQASMEKNLQERERFLTSILETTQDGFWVVDAGGRLTDINDAYCRMTGYTKEELEGGLRIGDLDALEDRVTTETRLARIIENGSELFETKHRRKDGSIFDVEVSASYLDLHGGMLVCFCRDISDRKSAELACRENEMRYRLLSDVTMEGIVIHKKGVIVDLNAALARLLGYEPQEILDKNILDLLVHEQDRDIVRKNIVKEYARPYVVRFVKKNGEVVFVELEARNFEINGEIRRVAAVRDISDRIKSEEEIRRVNAELRNAIAEKDMFFSIIAHDLKSPISGFLSLTKILVEDFEELTVKEVNRSLDALYASSVRIYALLENLLEWARVQQGLLTCSPSRFLLKGVVRASLDFTHSVADQKGVVLRDETPDDLIVCIDPPMIGTVLRNIISNALKFSNRGGQVRITARHDGDMVTVAVQDEGVGMDQHTLSMLFSLDNKITRPGTEGEASTGLGLILCKEFVEKHGGTIWAESSPGQGTTFYFTLPLADNTCKA; encoded by the coding sequence ATGACAGCGACCTTTGAAGCCAAGAAGAAAAAATTGCGTGAGCAAGCCGAAGCACGCCTGGCGCAATCCGTAAGCACGGTCGAGAATCTTTCCCTGGAAGAAATAAAGACCCTGTTTCATGATTATCAGGTATACCAGATCGAGCTTGAGCTTCAGAACGAGGAACTGCGCGACACCCAGAAACAGTTTGAAATCGCACGGGACCGTTTTGCGCGTCTCTACAATGACGCCCCAGTCGGGTATCTGACCATCGACCATAACGGAATCATTGCCCAGACCAATCAAACCTTTGCCGAAATGGTGGAAAAGGACCCCTATCTGCTTTGCGGCAAGGCCTTGATCGATTTCATTTCCACATTGGACCGTTCGGCTTTTCTGGGCCGTTTCAAGGCGTTTTTCAAGAACCCCGAAGGCAAGGAATTGAGCTTCGCCCTGTCCGGTTGCCATCGCACGGTGCGCTGTGTCGGCAGAATCGAGAATCACAGGCAGGAATCGGAAAACAACCGGCGACTGCTTCTGATCTTGAGCGACATCACAGAGCAGGCCTCGATGGAAAAGAACCTGCAGGAGCGGGAGCGCTTCCTGACTTCCATCCTTGAAACCACCCAGGACGGATTCTGGGTCGTCGATGCGGGCGGACGCCTGACCGACATCAACGACGCCTATTGCCGCATGACGGGCTACACCAAAGAGGAGCTTGAAGGAGGACTGCGCATAGGCGATTTGGACGCACTGGAAGACAGAGTCACGACCGAGACGCGTCTTGCGCGCATCATCGAAAACGGCTCCGAACTTTTTGAAACAAAGCATCGCCGAAAAGACGGCAGCATTTTCGATGTGGAAGTCTCGGCGTCCTATCTTGATCTGCACGGGGGCATGCTTGTCTGTTTCTGCCGCGATATTTCGGATCGCAAATCAGCAGAGCTGGCTTGCCGAGAAAACGAAATGCGCTATCGGCTGCTTTCAGATGTGACCATGGAGGGAATTGTCATCCACAAAAAAGGCGTCATCGTAGATTTGAATGCCGCCCTGGCCAGACTTCTTGGTTATGAACCGCAGGAAATACTCGACAAAAACATTCTCGATTTGTTGGTTCATGAGCAGGATCGGGACATTGTCCGCAAAAATATAGTCAAGGAATATGCACGACCGTATGTCGTCAGGTTTGTGAAAAAAAACGGGGAAGTCGTTTTTGTCGAGCTTGAGGCGCGAAATTTTGAAATCAACGGCGAAATCAGGCGCGTGGCTGCGGTGCGTGACATCAGCGACCGCATAAAATCCGAAGAGGAAATTAGGCGGGTCAATGCGGAACTGCGCAATGCGATTGCTGAAAAGGACATGTTTTTTTCCATCATTGCCCATGATCTCAAATCGCCCATATCGGGTTTTCTTTCCCTGACCAAAATTCTGGTCGAAGATTTCGAGGAATTGACGGTGAAGGAGGTCAACAGGTCTTTGGACGCCCTGTACGCAAGCTCTGTTCGCATTTACGCGTTGCTGGAAAATCTTCTGGAGTGGGCCAGAGTCCAGCAAGGGCTGTTGACCTGTTCGCCAAGTCGTTTTCTGTTGAAAGGAGTCGTCAGGGCGAGCCTGGATTTCACGCATTCCGTGGCCGACCAGAAGGGGGTCGTCCTGCGTGACGAGACTCCGGATGATCTGATTGTATGCATCGATCCGCCCATGATAGGTACCGTGCTCCGGAACATCATTTCCAATGCCCTGAAGTTCTCGAACCGGGGCGGGCAGGTACGTATAACTGCTCGTCACGATGGGGACATGGTCACGGTCGCGGTGCAGGATGAAGGCGTGGGCATGGACCAACACACTCTGTCCATGCTCTTTTCCCTCGACAACAAGATCACGCGGCCCGGCACCGAGGGAGAAGCGAGCACAGGCCTCGGGCTCATCCTATGCAAGGAATTCGTCGAAAAGCACGGCGGCACGATCTGGGCGGAAAGCAGCCCCGGACAGGGCACGACATTCTATTTCACGCTCCCCCTCGCCGACAACACGTGCAAAGCTTAA
- a CDS encoding chemotaxis protein CheB has translation MTKKYSPKQKKPAAPASNAQTPIKPSLYVAVGASAGGLEAIEAFFSGMAPDSGMAFIVIQHLSPDYKSLMVEILSKKTKMKVLRAEEGMPVLPDNVYLIPPKKNLSIFHGKLLLNDQEHVKGTINLPIDIFLRSLAEDQGDKAVAVILSGSGSDGMRGVRAIKEFGGMVMVQSESTAKFDSMPRASLSTGLVDFILPPEEMPERLLSYAKHPFVIKAERSETVISDEDALTRIFAILRDKFKADFTYYKPSTVTRRIERRMSINRIDEIRDYVAYMQNYPGEAGTLFREFLIGVTRFFRDREVFELLKESWLPEILDRSAGKESRFWIAGCSTGEEAYTLAILAKEYMLQSGINRDLKIFATDIDRDAVLFAANGVYPDSIAADVPQELLSKYFYRKQDSYQISRNIREMVVFAPHNLIKDPPFTNIDLISCRNLLIYLQPILQRKVLEFFNFSLNAQGVLLLGTSETIGEMGDCFESLDHKSKIYRTKGRFKHSLDSHELPQAPGSTYRDLGSRFPVMRRDPHVNDERILERFLEALSADNFPLAVVVNEQMEVLHVFGDTTGYFKLPSGKLSRDISKMAAKDLAIPLSTGIQKVFRKQEALRFSNIKLRDMDALKVVDLRILPLPQKKGQEPLVAVFLEEVARPDILDKTQAIQAYDLSLEAEQRITDLEQELQFTRENLQATVEELETANEELQATNEELLASNEELQSTNEELQSTNEELYSVNSEYQSKIVELSELHNDVDNLLNVSQIGQLLLDENMDIRRFSPKVADVFKVLDTDVGRSLADISHQLENIDPVWAIENVHKRGKMAEHEIRAKDGRWYLMRVVPYSVGPKVFSGTLVSFVDITRIKLGEEALCTSEEEFRALFETLPLGVVYHAADGAIVSANPAAGRILGLTLDQILGNTSMDPRWKMIREDGSTVTGMHHPAMIALRTGHKEGPVVRGVFHPGKNTHIWLSITAMPLFKPGESMPSQVYATFEDITEKRQAEQDFQVLFQEMFNGFSLHEIICDEKGTPVDYRFLAVNPAFERMTGLKAEQVLGKTVLEIMPDTEKFWIEAFGEVALTGKSSKFEQYSSQVGKRFQVTAFRPARNQFACIFAEVMDGEGADKAVQPTAQAS, from the coding sequence ATGACAAAAAAGTATTCCCCCAAACAAAAGAAGCCTGCAGCCCCCGCCTCCAACGCGCAGACGCCGATTAAACCATCCCTGTATGTGGCGGTGGGAGCTTCAGCCGGAGGCCTGGAAGCCATCGAAGCTTTTTTCTCGGGCATGGCCCCGGACAGCGGCATGGCCTTCATCGTTATCCAGCACCTGTCTCCGGACTACAAAAGCCTTATGGTCGAGATCCTGTCCAAAAAAACCAAGATGAAAGTGCTTCGGGCCGAGGAGGGCATGCCGGTCCTGCCGGACAACGTCTATCTGATTCCGCCCAAGAAGAACCTGAGCATATTTCACGGCAAGCTGCTGTTAAACGACCAGGAGCACGTCAAAGGCACCATCAACCTGCCCATCGATATTTTTTTGCGATCCCTGGCCGAGGACCAGGGGGACAAGGCGGTGGCCGTCATTCTTTCAGGCTCAGGCAGTGACGGCATGCGCGGCGTGCGGGCCATCAAGGAATTCGGCGGCATGGTCATGGTCCAGAGCGAAAGCACGGCTAAATTCGACAGCATGCCCCGGGCCTCCCTTTCCACGGGCCTGGTGGACTTCATCCTGCCGCCTGAGGAAATGCCTGAACGATTGCTTTCCTACGCCAAACACCCCTTCGTCATAAAAGCCGAGCGCTCCGAGACCGTTATCAGCGACGAGGATGCTCTGACCCGCATTTTTGCCATCCTGCGCGACAAGTTCAAGGCGGATTTCACCTACTACAAGCCCAGCACCGTGACCCGGCGAATCGAACGCCGCATGTCCATAAACCGCATCGATGAGATTCGGGACTATGTGGCCTACATGCAGAATTATCCCGGCGAGGCGGGCACGCTGTTTCGCGAATTCCTGATCGGCGTGACCAGATTCTTCCGCGACCGGGAAGTGTTTGAACTTTTGAAGGAAAGCTGGCTGCCGGAAATCCTGGACCGCTCCGCCGGAAAGGAGAGCCGGTTCTGGATCGCCGGTTGCTCCACGGGTGAGGAGGCCTACACCCTGGCCATCCTGGCCAAGGAATACATGCTTCAGTCCGGAATCAACCGCGACCTGAAAATTTTCGCCACGGACATCGACCGCGACGCTGTCCTCTTCGCGGCCAACGGGGTCTACCCCGACAGCATCGCCGCCGACGTGCCGCAGGAGCTGCTGAGCAAGTATTTCTACCGCAAGCAGGACAGCTATCAGATATCGCGCAATATCCGCGAGATGGTCGTCTTTGCCCCGCACAACCTGATAAAAGACCCTCCCTTCACCAATATCGACCTCATCTCCTGTCGCAACCTGCTTATCTACCTGCAGCCGATCCTGCAGCGCAAGGTTTTGGAGTTTTTCAATTTTTCGCTCAATGCTCAGGGCGTTTTGCTGCTCGGCACCAGCGAAACCATCGGTGAGATGGGTGACTGTTTCGAGAGTCTCGATCACAAAAGCAAGATTTACCGCACCAAGGGACGGTTCAAGCACAGCCTCGATTCTCATGAACTGCCCCAGGCTCCGGGCTCGACCTACCGCGACCTGGGCAGCCGTTTTCCGGTGATGCGCCGGGATCCGCACGTCAATGACGAACGCATTCTGGAGCGATTCCTGGAAGCCTTGAGCGCGGACAATTTTCCTCTGGCCGTGGTCGTCAACGAGCAGATGGAAGTGCTGCACGTCTTCGGGGACACCACTGGGTATTTCAAGCTTCCCTCGGGCAAGCTCTCGCGGGACATCTCCAAGATGGCGGCCAAGGATCTGGCCATCCCTCTTTCCACCGGCATCCAGAAGGTTTTCCGCAAGCAGGAGGCGCTTCGCTTCTCCAACATCAAGCTGCGCGATATGGATGCGCTCAAAGTGGTGGATTTACGGATTCTACCCCTGCCCCAGAAAAAAGGACAGGAACCGCTGGTAGCCGTGTTTCTGGAAGAGGTCGCACGGCCCGACATTCTGGACAAGACACAGGCCATTCAGGCCTATGACCTGTCTCTGGAAGCCGAGCAGCGCATCACCGATCTGGAGCAGGAACTGCAGTTCACCCGTGAGAATCTGCAAGCTACGGTAGAAGAACTGGAGACCGCCAACGAGGAATTGCAGGCCACCAACGAGGAACTCCTCGCCAGCAACGAGGAGCTGCAATCGACCAACGAGGAACTGCAATCCACCAATGAAGAGCTGTATTCGGTCAATTCGGAATACCAGTCCAAGATCGTGGAGTTGAGCGAGCTGCACAACGACGTGGACAACCTCTTGAACGTCAGCCAGATCGGGCAACTTCTGCTCGATGAAAACATGGATATCAGGCGCTTTTCACCCAAAGTCGCCGATGTATTCAAGGTGCTGGACACGGACGTGGGGCGGAGCTTGGCGGATATCTCTCACCAGCTCGAAAATATCGATCCGGTCTGGGCCATCGAGAACGTACACAAACGCGGGAAAATGGCCGAACACGAGATTCGCGCCAAGGATGGCCGCTGGTATCTGATGCGGGTGGTGCCGTACTCCGTGGGGCCAAAGGTTTTTTCCGGCACCCTGGTCTCCTTTGTGGACATTACCCGCATAAAACTCGGCGAGGAGGCTCTGTGCACAAGTGAGGAGGAATTCCGCGCCCTCTTTGAAACTCTCCCCCTTGGCGTGGTCTACCATGCGGCAGACGGTGCCATCGTCTCCGCCAACCCCGCTGCTGGGCGCATTCTGGGACTTACCCTGGACCAGATACTGGGCAACACATCCATGGACCCGCGCTGGAAGATGATCCGTGAGGATGGCTCCACAGTGACCGGAATGCACCACCCGGCCATGATCGCCTTGCGGACCGGGCACAAGGAGGGACCGGTGGTGAGAGGGGTCTTTCATCCCGGGAAGAACACGCACATCTGGCTCTCCATAACCGCTATGCCTTTGTTCAAACCCGGCGAGAGCATGCCTTCGCAGGTCTATGCGACTTTTGAGGACATAACTGAAAAACGCCAGGCGGAGCAGGACTTTCAGGTCCTGTTTCAGGAAATGTTCAACGGATTTTCGTTGCACGAGATCATCTGCGACGAAAAAGGCACGCCCGTGGATTACCGTTTTCTGGCCGTCAATCCCGCTTTTGAGAGGATGACTGGCCTGAAAGCCGAGCAGGTTTTAGGCAAGACCGTTCTTGAAATCATGCCTGACACGGAAAAATTCTGGATCGAGGCTTTCGGCGAGGTGGCTCTGACCGGTAAGTCCTCGAAATTCGAACAATATTCGTCGCAGGTCGGCAAACGTTTTCAAGTCACGGCTTTCAGGCCGGCGCGCAATCAGTTTGCCTGTATTTTTGCCGAGGTCATGGACGGTGAAGGGGCCGACAAAGCGGTTCAACCCACCGCCCAGGCCTCTTGA